Proteins encoded by one window of Scatophagus argus isolate fScaArg1 chromosome 8, fScaArg1.pri, whole genome shotgun sequence:
- the vwa5b1 gene encoding von Willebrand factor A domain-containing protein 5B1: MPGLINKENWSALPLSVSDITSCVRGYTLAMTASMTYENIEDHAIEGIFIYPLEENSIVVGFESMISSQIITLQIKDKAKIDDCYLDCCNTSNGALQSGSGHIVMDEDLERSVLVVNLGIIPPMETVHILVSTSSELSTLPSGGIRVSSPPACTPRVQRTINEEQGLSPNFSRMRDRHTCASSPHDQTPNPPQLWLASLLEEEAINSMDYEFNFQLEIRAPYLLAGVESPSHAIRADADPLARSATSVVITLADKYTYDCPVKILIYPSEPHMPHVLIENGDMTQEEYDEYLHGRSDFVKATKKDSSNERKVDVIHRRLHKDILHNPVVMLNFCPDLKSISSDLRQVHGEFIFLIDRSGSMSGVNINRVKDAMVVILKSLVPGCLFNIVGFGSTFKSLFTTSQNYEEEALTLACEYVRKIRADMGGTNILEPLNWILRQPKFSGHPRLLFLLTDGAVSNTGKVIELIRSHARYIRCFTFGIGQNACRRLVQGLATVSKGTAEFLADGERLQPKMIKSLKKTMSPVLSDISIEWLFPETKEVLLSPVGNTFLFPGDSLIGYSVVCDTTRYHANPKSDKRRRYSMMRSVESASSVFYHSQEEDSVKTGVDNQGSYREAVSGPIYDSYQDSMIDSSPATTEQDALGLDSKTSPRRRAYSTNQIADYNPAKKVYTPSDPSSVVAKNPLRRAKVQELIGQMSPEHEAQWRNDYQPQLASLCATSSRGRPASCHPPLPQQELILQQEADSEPHFHSQPQENLQLGGAGAPPAVRNTAGEDGSRSSTDSPSLGSVGDTDGYGHQLCQAETPQESRTSDLGAANQHKGDCKAVVSGLLCGKPLKWEVVFDIEPFLNGREREEKVHEELWNETFHHLAARSIIQDFEHMVDKECEIEHGSGRKYQLYAIHTSKACNILSKYTAFIPIDLDTNEYLQTSIEYINPGESVKKGSHSSSRSSSRKNKAYSIGLGRSQSGGMSEEAEDALLANNAEDGVSPCSTPSSSGWERCSFAEVSQRSPSVTSDQSQKSVESLFSARLALSRTRLLTRAAKGFMCRSHSKSGDSIGESENENKDYIPVVLLQLASGAFPLDTALCDAINVPMDKLKWTSPFSSHRSSLGHLSHSSSRRAESADDGCRSPCEPEPYQQPAEHTAGIHSPLHLSRSGWVVDTGPSSIGSTSTTAEPQLFHHSQVDSGRGSGSGGLETASPGSVQKRMLDPESMVWATAVALAWLEHSSASYFIEWEMIAAKASMWLNAQDIPEGRDLASIKAAANQLFIILRHWDENLQLNMLCYNPNSV; this comes from the exons ATGCCTGGACTCATAAACAAGGAAAACTGGAGCGCTTTGCCCCTCAGCGTctctgacatcacttcctgtgtcagGGGTTATACTCTGGCTATGACTGCCTCTATGACCTATGAAAACATTGAGGATCATGCAATTGAAG GGATATTCATTTATCCACTGGAGGAAAATTCCATTGTGGTGGGGTTCGAGTCCATGATATCCAGTCAGATTATAACCCTGCAAATCAAAGACAAGGCAAAAATTGATGACTGTTATCTGGATTGCTGCAACACATCTAATGGAGCCCTTCAGAGTGGCAGTG GGCACATAGTGATGGATGAGGATTTGGAGAGGTCAGTGTTAGTGGTTAACCTTGGGATCATCCCTCCTATGGAGACGGTCCATATTCTGGTTAGTACCTCCTCTGAGCTCTCCACCCTGCCCAGTGGGGGCATCAGGGTCTCGTCCCCACCAGCATGTACACCTCGGGTACAAAGGACCATCAACGAGGAGCAGGGACTATCCCCAAACTTCTCCAGAAT GCGGGACAGGCATACTTGTGCCTCAAGTCCTCATGATCAAACTCCCAACCCTCCTCAGCTGTGGCTGGCTTcactgctggaggaggaggccaTCAATTCAATGGACTACGAGTTTAATTTCCAGCTGGAGATACGGGCTCCCTATCTCCTGGCAG GTGTAGAGAGCCCGTCTCATGCTATCCGAGCCGATGCAGACCCTCTGGCCCGCTCTGCCACCAGCGTCGTTATCACTCTGGCAGACAAGTACACTTATGACTGTCCTGTCAAAATCCTCATCTACCCCAGCG AGCCTCATATGCCACATGTGCTCATTGAGAACGGAGACATGACACAGGAGGAGTACGATGAGTATCTTCACGGCCGGAGTGATTTCGTCAAGGCCACCAAGAAGGATTCCAGCAACGAGAGGAAA gtaGATGTCATTCACAGACGTCTCCATAAGGACATCCTCCACAACCCTGTGGTCATGTTGAACTTTTGCCCTGACCTCAAGTCTATCAGCTCGGACCTGAGACAGGTTCATGGCGAGTTTATCTTCCTCATTGACCGCAGTGGCAGCATGAGCGGGGTTAACATCAACCGTGTGAAG GATGCCATGGTGGTGATTCTCAAGAGCCTCGTGCCAGGCTGCCTCTTTAACATCGTAGGCTTCGGCTCCACATTCAAATCACTGTTCACAACCAGCCAGAACTATGAGGAG GAAGCTCTGACCCTGGCTTGTGAGTATGTTAGAAAGATCAGGGCGGACATGGGGGGGACCAACATCCTGGAACCGCTCAACTGGATCCTGAGGCAGCCAAAGTTCAGCGGACACCCCCGCCTGCTATTCCTGCTCACGGATGGGGCCGTCAGCAACACGGGCAAAGTTATCGAGCTGATCCGCAGCCATGCACGCTACATTAG atgTTTTACGTTCGGCATAGGACAGAATGCTTGCAGGAGGCTGGTGCAGGGACTGGCGACAGTTTCCAAAGGAACGGCAGAGTTCCTGGCTGACGGAGAGAGGCTGCAGCCCAAG ATGATAAAGTCCCTGAAGAAAACCATGTCCCCAGTGCTCAGTGACATTTCCATCGAATGGCTTTTTCCTGAGACCAAAGAGGTGCTGCTGTCCCCTGTGGGCAACACCTTCCTGTTTCCAGGGGACAGTCTGATTGGCTACAGTGTGGTTTGTGACACCACCCGCTACCACGCCAACCCCAAATCT GATAAGAGGAGGCGATACAGCATGATGCGTTCTGTCGAGTCAGCCAGCTCTGTGTTTTACCACTCTCAAGAAGAGGACTCTGTGAAGACAGGTGTGGACAACCAGGGGTCCTACAGGGAAGCAGTTTCTGGCCCTATTTATGACTCCTACCAGGACTCCATGATAGACAGCAGCCCTGCCACCACAGAGCAAGACGCCTTGG GGTTGGATAGCAAAACATCTCCAAGAAGGCGCGCATACAGTACCAACCAGATAGCAGACTACAACCCTGCAAAGAAGGTCTACACCCCCAGTGATCCCAGTTCTGTGGTGGCAAAGAATCCACTGAGGAGAGCCAAAGTCCAGGAGCTGATAGGCCAGATGAGCCCTGAGCACGAGGCGCAGTGGAGGAATGACTACCAG CCACAGCTGGCAAGCCTTTGTGCCACATCTTCCAGAGGGCGTCCTGCCAGCTGTCACCCGCCGCTCCCTCAACAGGAGCTGATTCTGCAGCAGGAAGCCGACTCAGAGCCTCATTTCCATTCCCAGCCTCAGGAAAACCTTCAACTCGGCGGCGCCGGCGCTCCGCCTGCAGTTCGCAACACAGCAGGGGAAGATGGATCCAGATCGTCCACCGACAGCCCATCTCTGGGCAGCGTCGGAGATACGG ATGGTTATGGACATCAGTTATGTCAAGCAGAAACCCCACAGGAGAGCCGCACTTCAGATCTGGGTGCAGCCAACCAGCACAAAGGTGACTGCAAGGCTGTGGTGTCCGGACTGTTGTGTGGGAAACCGTTGAAGTGGGAGGTCGTCTTTGACATCGAGCCCTTCCTGAATGGCCGAGAACGTGAGGAAAAGGTTCACGAGGAACTGTGGAATGAGACTTTTCACCACCTGGCTGCACGCTCCATCATACAAGACTTTGAGCACATGGTGGATAAGGAGTGCGAGATCGAGCATG GCTCTGGGAGGAAGTACCAGCTATATGCTATTCACACCAGCAAGGCCTGCAATATACTGAGCAAATACACAGCGTTTATCCCCATCGACCTGGACACTAATGAGTATTTGCAGACAAGTATTGAATACATAAACCCTG gtGAAAGTGTGAAGAAGGGCTCGCACTCCAGTTCTCGCTCAAGCAGCAGGAAGAACAAAGCATACTCCATTGGACTGGGTCGCTCTCAGTCTGGCGGCATGTCTGAGGAAGCTGAAGATGCCCTGCTGGCCAACA ATGCAGAGGATGGTGTCTCCCCATGCagcaccccctcctcctctggctgGGAGAGATGTAGCTTTGCAGAGG TCTCCCAAAGGAGTCCCTCAGTGACCTCTGACCAATCACAGAAATCAGTGGAGAGCCTATTTTCTGCCAG GCTGGCCCTCAGCAGGACTCGCCTCCTGACTCGAGCTGCCAAAGGATTCATGTGTCGATCTCACAGCAAGTCCGGTGATTCAATTGGAGAGAGCGAAAACGAGAACAAAGACTACATTCCTGTG GTGTTGTTGCAGTTGGCAAGTGGTGCATTTCCCTTGGACACGGCTCTGTGTGATGCCATTAACGTGCCCATGGACAAGCTGAAGTGGACGTCCCCCTTCAGCAGCCACCGCTCCAGCCTGGGCCACTTGTCTCATTCCAGCAGCCGCCGTGCTGAGAGTGCCGATGACGGATGCAGATCACCATGCGAGCCAGAACCATATCAGCAACCTGCAGAGCACACTGCAGGCATCCACAGCCCTCTACATCTGTCCAGGAGTGGCTGGGTGGTAGATACTGGTCCTTCCTCAATAGGCAGTACATCCACCACTGCTGAGCCCCAGCTCTTCCACCACTCCCAGGTGGACAGTGGACGGGGCTCTGGGTCAGGGGGCTTGGAAACGGCATCGCCAGGGTCGGTGCAAAAGAGGATGCTGGATCCAGAGAGCATGGTGTGGGCCACAGCTGTGGCCCTCGCCTGGCTGGAGCACAGCTCTGCCAGTTATTTCATAGAGTGGGAAATGATAGCCGCCAAGGCTAGTATGTGGTTGAACGCACAGGACATCCCAGAAGGTCGAGACTTAGCCTCCATCAAGGCTGCTGCCAACCAGCTCTTCATCATTCTCAGACACTGGGATGAAAACCTGCAACTGAACATGCTCTGTTACAACCCTAACAGTGTCTGA
- the ubxn10 gene encoding UBX domain-containing protein 10: MHLIRPKKSKCPNNSQGTGETDSIHRTPATPGSPGRHGPDGNLRSQSQPIMCPSSQLNYDDALEMLQQVPAAHPKSLNKYNVLPSIKRRRSEASPVENLDQLMAKMSLSDLILQQSHGPKDPNLPAGTQTSSSEANQKDDVHFRVSSQATPPGPAMDKKSGATGSLLLAIKAPHGRFQQHFSPTDTLLMVKVSAEVRYGANFEDVCIETMDVPRRTFRDMNLTLAQCGILNRSLLCISPNDSVVEHE, encoded by the coding sequence ATGCATTTAATAAGACCAAAGAAATCCAAATGCCCAAACAACTCTCAAGGCACAGGTGAGACGGACAGCATCCACAGGACACCTGCGACTCCAGGCTCTCCGGGGCGCCACGGGCCGGACGGAAACCTCCGCTCCCAGTCCCAGCCCATAATGTGTCCGTCGAGCCAGCTAAACTATGACGACGCTCTGGAGATGCTGCAACAGGTCCCTGCTGCTCATCCAAAGTCTTTAAACAAGTACAACGTCCTTCCCTCCATAAAGAGGAGGAGATCAGAGGCGAGTCCGGTGGAAAACCTGGACCAGCTGATGGCCAAAATGAGTCTGTCTGATTTAATCCTGCAGCAAAGTCACGGGCCAAAGGATCCAAATCTCCCTGCAGGGACTCAGACCAGCAGCTCTGAGGCGAATCAGAAGGATGATGTGCACTTCAGGGTCTCCTCTCAGGCTACTCCCCCAGGACCAGCGATGGACAAAAAATCTGGTGCCACCGGCAGTTTGCTCCTAGCTATAAAAGCCCCACATGGTAGGTTTCAGCAGCACTTTAGCCCCACAGACACTCTGCTGATGGTGAAGGTCAGCGCAGAGGTCAGGTATGGAGCCAACTTTGAAGACGTTTGCATTGAGACCATGGATGTGCCACGCAGGACCTTCAGAGACATGAATCTCACCTTGGCCCAGTGTGGCATCTTGAACAGATCGTTGCTGTGCATTTCCCCAAATGACAGTGTTGTGGAACACGAATGA
- the ddx19a gene encoding ATP-dependent RNA helicase DDX19A isoform X2, with amino-acid sequence MAGDSWAAAVDYQEATTSSAQFSRLDSSKNKDPVREPRNVREDINGNMEENEDDSWVTDGDKLDLAEQSLLNKLIRRSLVWSSNQVEILQRDPASPLFSVKTFEELRLAPELLTGVYEMGFNRPSGIQESALPMMLAYPHQNLIAQSQSGTGKTAAFSLAMLSHVNSANKWTQCLCISPTYELALQTGQVVKQMGKYCSDVKLAYAIRGSKLERGTKLKEQIVIGTPGTVLDWCTKYKVIDPKKITMFVLDEADVMIDIQGHRDQSIRIHRQLKKDCQMLLFSATFEESVWRFAEKLIPDPNIIKLKREEETLDNIKQFYVLCKNKEAKFTALCNLYGTLTIAQAMIFCQTRKMSAWLSDNLMKEGHRVAMLTGEMTVEQRAAVIQRYRNGKEKVLVTTNVCSRDRKITKLDTDNLEELESLMS; translated from the exons ATGGCCGGTGATTCGTGGGCGGCTGCGGTCGATTATCAAGAAGCTACAACTTCATCCGCACAG TTTTCTCGGCTTGACTCATCAAAGAATAAGGATCCAGTCCGAGAGCCACGTAACGTTAGAGAAGACATAAATG GCAACATGGAGGAGAACGAAGATGACAGCTGGGTAACAGACGGGGACAAATTGGACCTGGCTGAACAGTCCCTGTTGAATAAGCTGATCCGCCGGTCTCTGGTGTGGAGCTCAAACCAGGTGGAGATCCTGCAGCGGGACCCCgcctctcctctgttctcagTGAAGACATTTGAGGAGCTGAGACT GGCACCTGAGCTGCTGACGGGAGTGTATGAGATGGGTTTCAACAGACCTTCAGGAATCCAGGAGAGTGCTTTGCCCATGATGTTGGCATATCC aCATCAGAATCTGATCGCTCAGTCGCAGTCTGGCACGGgtaaaactgctgctttttctctgGCCATGCTCAGCCATGTAAACTCAGCCAACAAGTGGACTCAG TGCCTTTGCATCTCGCCAACATACGAGCTGGCTCTGCAGACTGGTCAAGTCGTCAAGCAAATGGGGAAGTACTGTTCTGATGTGAAACTGGCTTATGCCATTCGTGGCAGCAAAT TGGAGCGAGGCACCAAGCTGAAGGAGCAGATTGTCATTGGAACTCCAGGCACAGTCCTCGACTGGTGCACCAAGTACAAGGTCATTGACCCCAAGAAGATCACCATGTTTGTGCTGGACGAGGCCGATGTGATGATCGACATACAGGGTCATCGGGACCAGAGCATACGTATCCATAG ACAGCTGAAAAAGGACTGTCAGATGCTCCTTTTCTCTGCAACCTTTGAGGAGTCAGTGTGGAGATTTGCAGAGAAGTTGATTCCTGATCCCAATATCATCAAGCTGAAGCGTGAAGAGGAGACGCTGGACAACATCAAGCAGTTCTACGTGCTCTGTAAAAACAAGGAGGCCAAGTTCACAGCACTGTGTAATCTGTATGGCACCCTTACCATTGCACAGGCCATGATCTTCTGCCAA ACTCGCAAGATGTCTGCTTGGCTGAGTGATAACCTGATGAAAGAGGGCCACCGGGTGGCAATGCTGACCGGGGAAATGACCGTGGAGCAGAGAGCCGCCGTCATCCAACGCTATCGAAACGGCAAGGAGAAGGTGCTCGTCACCACAAACGTGTGCTCCAGAG ACAGGAAAATCACCAAACTTGACACCGACAATCTTGAAGAACTGGAGAGCCTGATGAGCTGA
- the ints11 gene encoding integrator complex subunit 11 has product MPEIKVTPLGAGQDVGRSCILVSIGGKNIMLDCGMHMGYNDDRRFPDFSYITQNGRLTDFLDCVIISHFHLDHCGALPYMSEMVGYDGPIYMTHPTKAICPILLEDFRKITVDKKGETNFFTSQMIKDCMKKVVPLNLHQTVQVDDELEIKAYYAGHVLGAAMVHIKVGSESVVYTGDYNMTPDRHLGAAWIDKCRPDILISESTYATTIRDSKRCRERDFLKKVHETIERGGKVLIPVFALGRAQELCILLETFWERMNLKAPIYFSTGLTEKANHYYKLFITWTNQKIRKTFVQRNMFEFKHIKAFDRSYADNPGPMVVFATPGMLHAGQSLQIFKKWAGNEKNMVIMPGYCVQGTIGHKILNGQRKLEMEGRATLDVKLQVEYMSFSAHADAKGIMQLIRMAEPRNMLLVHGEAVKMEFLKGKIEQEFSIDCYMPANGETATVTTNPSVPVDISLNLLKREMALQGPLPDPKKPRAMHGTLIMKENSLKLVSSEQALKELGLNEHQLRFTCRVQLQDPHSDTDTLHRIYTHLKSVLKGYTIQHLPDGTVMVESIVIKVSSSAEDANTKVLLLSWSYQDEDLGSFLSTLLKKGLPS; this is encoded by the exons ATGCCTGAAATAAAAGTAACACCACTGG GTGCTGGACAGGATGTCGGCCGCAGCTGTATCCTTGTCTCTATTGGAGGCAAAAACATAATGCTTGACTGTGGGATGCACATGGGATACAATGATGAT AGACGTTTTCCAGACTTTTCCTATATAACCCAGAACGGTCGCCTGACAGACTTTTTGGACTGTGTGATCATTAG CCATTTCCACTTGGACCACTGTGGCGCTCTGCCCTACATGAGTGAGATGGTGGGCTACGATGGACCCATATACATGACGCATCCCACCAAGGCTATCTGTCCCATTTTGCTGGAAGACTTTCGGAAGATCACTGTTGACAAAAAGGGAGAAACCAACTTCTTCACCTCACAGATGATCAAGGACTGCATGAAGAAAGTGGTTCCTTTGAACCTCCACCAAACTGTCCAG GTGGATGATGAGCTGGAGATCAAGGCGTACTATGCAGGCCATGTCCTCGGAGCTGCCATGGTGCACATCAAAGTGGGATCAGAGTCTGTGGTCTACACT ggaGACTATAACATGACACCTGACAGGCATTTAGG TGCTGCGTGGATCGATAAGTGCCGTCCAGACATCCTCATCTCAGAATCTACATATGCCACCACCATCCGAGACTcaaagagatgcagagagagagactttttgAAGAAAGTGCATGAAACCATAGAAAGAGGGGGGAAG gtTCTCATTCCAGTTTTTGCCCTCGGACGAGCCCAAGAACTCTGCATCctgttggaaacattttg GGAGAGAATGAACCTAAAGGCCCCAATCTACTTCTCCACTGGGCTGACAGAGAAGGCAAATCATTATTACAAGCTTTTCATCACGTGGACCAACCAGAAGATTCGAAAAACCTTCGTGCAGAGAAACATGTTTGAATTTAAGCACATTAAGGCCTTTGATCGCTCCTATGCAGATAACCCTGGTCCTATG GTGGTGTTCGCCACACCAGGTATGCTGCATGCTGGTCAGTCTTTGCAGATCTTCAAGAAATGGGCTGGCAATGAGAAGAACATG gtaatCATGCCTGGGTACTGTGTACAAGGGACAATCGGTCACAAGATCCTAAATGGGCAGAGGAAGCTGGAGATGGAAGGGAGAGCAACA TTGGATGTGAAGCTGCAGGTGGAGTACATGTCCTTCAGCGCCCATGCAGACGCCAAAGGCATCATGCAGCTCATTCGTATGGCCGAGCCTCGGAACATGCTGCTGGTGCACGGGGAGGCAGTGAAAATGGAGTTCCTCAAGGGCAAGATCGAACAGGAGTTCA GCATTGATTGCTACATGCCAGCCAACGGAGAGACAGCGACTGTGACGACAAATCCCAGTGTGCCTGTGGACATCTCTCTCAACCTGCTCAAGAGAGAGATGGCTCTCCAAG GGCCTCTTCCTGATCCTAAAAAGCCTCGTGCCATGCATGGAACCCTGATCATGAAAGAGAAT AGTCTGAAGCTGGTGTCGTCAGAGCAGGCCCTGAAGGAGCTGGGCCTCAACGAGCATCAGTTACGCTTCACCTGCCGCGTGCAGCTGCAGGACCCTCACAGCGACACGGACACGCTTCACAGAATCTACACACACCTCAAGAG TGTGTTAAAAGGTTACACCATCCAACATCTCCCCGATGGCACAGTCATGGTGGAGTCTATTGTCATCAAAGTCTCCTCTTCCGCCGAAGACGCCAACACCAAGgtcctgctgctttcctggaGTTATCAG GACGAGGACCTGGGGAGCTTCCTTTCAACTCTGCTGAAAAAAGGGCTTCCATCTTGA
- the ddx19a gene encoding ATP-dependent RNA helicase DDX19A isoform X1 — protein MAGDSWAAAVDYQEATTSSAQFSRLDSSKNKDPVREPRNVREDINGNMEENEDDSWVTDGDKLDLAEQSLLNKLIRRSLVWSSNQVEILQRDPASPLFSVKTFEELRLAPELLTGVYEMGFNRPSGIQESALPMMLAYPHQNLIAQSQSGTGKTAAFSLAMLSHVNSANKWTQCLCISPTYELALQTGQVVKQMGKYCSDVKLAYAIRGSKLERGTKLKEQIVIGTPGTVLDWCTKYKVIDPKKITMFVLDEADVMIDIQGHRDQSIRIHRQLKKDCQMLLFSATFEESVWRFAEKLIPDPNIIKLKREEETLDNIKQFYVLCKNKEAKFTALCNLYGTLTIAQAMIFCQTRKMSAWLSDNLMKEGHRVAMLTGEMTVEQRAAVIQRYRNGKEKVLVTTNVCSRGIDVEQVSLVVNFDLPVDKDGNADNETYLHRIGRTGRFGKRGFAINMVDSKSGMDIISQIEIHFNRKITKLDTDNLEELESLMS, from the exons ATGGCCGGTGATTCGTGGGCGGCTGCGGTCGATTATCAAGAAGCTACAACTTCATCCGCACAG TTTTCTCGGCTTGACTCATCAAAGAATAAGGATCCAGTCCGAGAGCCACGTAACGTTAGAGAAGACATAAATG GCAACATGGAGGAGAACGAAGATGACAGCTGGGTAACAGACGGGGACAAATTGGACCTGGCTGAACAGTCCCTGTTGAATAAGCTGATCCGCCGGTCTCTGGTGTGGAGCTCAAACCAGGTGGAGATCCTGCAGCGGGACCCCgcctctcctctgttctcagTGAAGACATTTGAGGAGCTGAGACT GGCACCTGAGCTGCTGACGGGAGTGTATGAGATGGGTTTCAACAGACCTTCAGGAATCCAGGAGAGTGCTTTGCCCATGATGTTGGCATATCC aCATCAGAATCTGATCGCTCAGTCGCAGTCTGGCACGGgtaaaactgctgctttttctctgGCCATGCTCAGCCATGTAAACTCAGCCAACAAGTGGACTCAG TGCCTTTGCATCTCGCCAACATACGAGCTGGCTCTGCAGACTGGTCAAGTCGTCAAGCAAATGGGGAAGTACTGTTCTGATGTGAAACTGGCTTATGCCATTCGTGGCAGCAAAT TGGAGCGAGGCACCAAGCTGAAGGAGCAGATTGTCATTGGAACTCCAGGCACAGTCCTCGACTGGTGCACCAAGTACAAGGTCATTGACCCCAAGAAGATCACCATGTTTGTGCTGGACGAGGCCGATGTGATGATCGACATACAGGGTCATCGGGACCAGAGCATACGTATCCATAG ACAGCTGAAAAAGGACTGTCAGATGCTCCTTTTCTCTGCAACCTTTGAGGAGTCAGTGTGGAGATTTGCAGAGAAGTTGATTCCTGATCCCAATATCATCAAGCTGAAGCGTGAAGAGGAGACGCTGGACAACATCAAGCAGTTCTACGTGCTCTGTAAAAACAAGGAGGCCAAGTTCACAGCACTGTGTAATCTGTATGGCACCCTTACCATTGCACAGGCCATGATCTTCTGCCAA ACTCGCAAGATGTCTGCTTGGCTGAGTGATAACCTGATGAAAGAGGGCCACCGGGTGGCAATGCTGACCGGGGAAATGACCGTGGAGCAGAGAGCCGCCGTCATCCAACGCTATCGAAACGGCAAGGAGAAGGTGCTCGTCACCACAAACGTGTGCTCCAGAG GTATTGACGTTGAACAAGTGTCACTTGTGGTCAACTTTGACCTCCCGGTGGACAAGGATGGGAATGCCGACAATGAGACATACCTTCACCGGATTGGCCGCACAGGACGCTTTGGCAAAAGAGGATTTGCTATCAATATGGTTGACAGCAAAAGTGGCATGGATATTATCAGTCAAATTGAGATCCATTTCA ACAGGAAAATCACCAAACTTGACACCGACAATCTTGAAGAACTGGAGAGCCTGATGAGCTGA
- the LOC124063176 gene encoding ceramide-1-phosphate transfer protein, whose product MAGPVASEEQKFCLQEVLDTFKLCLSENKEVYLEHYVAGWRGLIKFLNSLGSVFGFISKDAVNKIKILVTHLDGENGSQYVTIQSMVKYELENGLVDLTKRGSHPESGCRTLLRLHRALRWLELFLERLRTSNEDSKTSVMCAEAYNESLAQHHPWVIRKAAGMAFCVLPGRPAFFEVMNVGPPEQVVAVLGEALPLISEVYQITEELYAQHNLLDLP is encoded by the exons ATGGCTGGTCCCGTGGCTTCAGAAGAGCAGAAATTCTGTTTACAGGAGGTGCTCGACACTTTCAAGTTGTGTTTGTCGGAAAATAAAGAAGTCTATCTTGAACACTACGTCGCTGGGTGGCGTGGTCTTATAAA GTTTCTGAACAGCTTGGGGAGTGTGTTTGGCTTCATTTCCAAGGATGCTGTCAACAAGATTAAGATCCTCGTCACCCACCTGGATGGTGAGAATGGATCTCAGTATGTCACTATCCAGTCAATGGTTAAATATGAGCTTGAGAATGGACTGGTGGACCTGACGAAGAGAGGGAGCCACCCCGAGTCAGGCTGTCGTACTCTACTGAGGCTCCACCGTGCGCTGCGGTGGCTGGAGCTCTTTCTGGAGCGCCTTCGCACCAGCAATGAGGACAGCAAGACATCTGTCATGTGTGCAGAGGCCTACAACGAGTCTCTCGCCCAGCACCACCCTTGGGTGATCCGTAAGGCTGCAGGCATGGCTTTCTGTGTGCTCCCTGGGCGTCCAGCTTTCTTCGAAGTGATGAATGTGGGCCCTCCGGAACAGGTTGTGGCCGTGCTTGGGGAAGCTCTACCTCTTATCTCTGAGGTGTACCAGATCACAGAGGAACTTTACGCTCAGCATAACCTCCTTGACTTACCATAA